In one Streptomyces sp. T12 genomic region, the following are encoded:
- a CDS encoding carbohydrate ABC transporter permease: MNAVRRGLGNSLVQAFLVVIGLVWLTPLAGLFLSSLRSAEDTAKGGWWTVFTSPGQLSFDNYSTLLGNAGITQAFWNTVLISVPTTLLVVVLAALAGYAFAWLDFPGREAIFLVVVALLVVPVQIGLLPVAKLFGQLGLFGTIPGVVLFHVAYGLPFAVFLLRNYFAEMPKEMLEAARMDGGTEWRIFTRLVLPVGRPAIASLAIFQFLWVWNDMLVALLFADSASQPLTVELQSQIRQFGSNIDVLAPGAFVSLVVPVVVFFAFQRHFVQGVMAGSVK, from the coding sequence ATGAACGCGGTCAGGCGCGGCCTGGGCAACTCACTGGTCCAGGCGTTTCTGGTGGTGATCGGGCTGGTGTGGCTGACGCCGCTGGCCGGCCTGTTCCTGTCGTCGCTGCGGTCCGCCGAGGACACGGCCAAGGGCGGCTGGTGGACGGTGTTCACCAGTCCCGGCCAGCTGTCCTTCGACAACTACTCGACGCTGCTGGGGAACGCCGGGATCACCCAGGCCTTCTGGAACACCGTGCTGATCTCGGTGCCGACGACCCTGCTGGTGGTCGTCCTCGCGGCACTCGCCGGGTACGCCTTCGCGTGGCTGGACTTCCCCGGACGGGAGGCGATCTTCCTGGTCGTCGTGGCGCTGCTGGTGGTGCCCGTGCAGATCGGGCTGCTGCCGGTCGCCAAACTCTTCGGCCAGCTGGGGCTGTTCGGCACGATTCCCGGCGTCGTCCTCTTCCACGTGGCGTACGGGCTGCCCTTCGCCGTGTTCCTGCTGCGCAACTACTTCGCCGAGATGCCGAAGGAGATGCTGGAGGCGGCGCGGATGGACGGCGGCACCGAGTGGCGGATCTTCACCCGGCTGGTGCTGCCGGTGGGGCGGCCGGCCATCGCCTCGCTAGCCATCTTCCAGTTCCTGTGGGTGTGGAACGACATGCTGGTGGCGTTGCTGTTCGCCGACAGCGCGTCGCAGCCGCTGACGGTGGAACTCCAGTCACAGATACGGCAGTTCGGCAGCAACATCGATGTGCTGGCGCCGGGGGCGTTCGTGTCGCTGGTGGTGCCGGTGGTCGTGTTCTTCGCATTCCAGCGGCACTTCGTGCAGGGAGTGATGGCCGGGTCGGTGAAGTAG